A single Verrucomicrobiia bacterium DNA region contains:
- the rpsP gene encoding 30S ribosomal protein S16 has protein sequence MAVRIRMKRIGCKNNPVYRIVVADSRSPRDGKFLEEIGTYQPQTKGNNVKLDLDRTKYWIGKGAQPSDTVASFIKKAERAAA, from the coding sequence ATGGCAGTTAGAATCCGCATGAAACGCATCGGGTGCAAAAACAACCCGGTGTACCGCATTGTCGTGGCCGACAGCCGCAGTCCGCGCGATGGTAAGTTTTTGGAAGAAATCGGCACGTACCAACCCCAAACCAAGGGGAACAACGTGAAACTCGACTTGGACCGCACCAAATATTGGATCGGCAAGGGCGCGCAACCGAGCGACACCGTCGCCAGCTTCATCAAGAAAGCGGAACGAGCCGCGGCCTAA
- a CDS encoding KH domain-containing protein, with the protein MQAFLEYIVKGLVDNPSAVTITPQERSGQTVYELRLDAQDVGKVIGRQGQTINAIRSLLTAGSAKKGIRCALEIVEADPPRR; encoded by the coding sequence ATGCAAGCGTTCCTCGAATATATTGTGAAGGGGCTGGTGGATAACCCAAGCGCGGTCACCATCACGCCGCAGGAACGCAGCGGACAAACGGTTTATGAACTGCGGTTGGACGCGCAGGATGTGGGCAAGGTGATCGGACGTCAGGGACAAACGATCAATGCGATTCGATCGTTGCTGACGGCAGGCAGCGCGAAGAAAGGAATCCGCTGCGCCTTGGAAATTGTCGAGGCCGATCCGCCCCGGCGCTGA
- a CDS encoding Gfo/Idh/MocA family oxidoreductase translates to MRVPSKMTMINRRQFLATTTLAAVAGPSILTGYAATPKPRPAPSGRISVAMIGCGGMGRGNMGGFLNHGNCQVVAVCDVDQKHLQDAINTVNAHYKNQDCKGYHDYRELLARPDIDAVMIATPDHWHALVAVEAASQGKDIYGEKPLARTIAEQQAIVKAVQENQRIWQTGSWQRSEQHFQYAAEIVRNGLIGKIKRVEVGLPSGYGNFADNKNKMGITPPPPELDYDFWSGPSLKLPYIEARVHNNWRWNYNTGGGQLLDWIGHHCDIAHWGMDCDRSGPSEIEGYGEFPPKDAVWNTCTKYRLTAKYPNDIEMIIAGGHPDIRSGTKWIGTDGWVWVDRGNSLEASNKQWEESRRLPDALRKVKLYESRDHIGNFLDCVKSRQPTITPVETAHHSATPGHLGLIAMLVGRKIRWDVRKEQIIGDAEASKLLTRPYRAPWNLG, encoded by the coding sequence ATGCGAGTTCCCAGTAAAATGACGATGATCAACCGACGACAATTTTTGGCGACCACCACACTTGCGGCAGTGGCTGGTCCCAGCATCCTGACGGGATATGCAGCCACGCCCAAACCACGTCCCGCACCGTCGGGGCGAATTTCCGTGGCGATGATCGGTTGCGGTGGAATGGGCCGTGGCAACATGGGCGGGTTTTTGAATCACGGCAATTGTCAGGTAGTTGCCGTTTGTGATGTGGATCAAAAGCATTTGCAGGACGCCATCAATACGGTTAACGCACATTACAAAAACCAGGACTGCAAAGGTTACCACGACTATCGAGAACTGCTGGCCCGGCCCGATATTGACGCCGTGATGATTGCGACGCCGGATCACTGGCACGCACTGGTGGCCGTCGAAGCTGCCAGCCAAGGCAAGGATATTTACGGCGAAAAACCGCTGGCTCGGACGATTGCCGAACAGCAGGCCATCGTCAAAGCGGTGCAGGAGAATCAGCGCATTTGGCAGACTGGTTCGTGGCAACGGTCGGAGCAACATTTCCAATACGCCGCCGAGATTGTGCGCAACGGGCTGATTGGGAAAATCAAGCGCGTCGAAGTGGGATTGCCTTCCGGATATGGGAATTTTGCCGATAACAAAAACAAAATGGGAATCACGCCGCCGCCGCCCGAGTTGGATTATGATTTCTGGAGTGGTCCTTCCTTGAAGCTGCCGTACATCGAAGCGCGGGTGCATAATAATTGGCGTTGGAATTACAACACGGGCGGCGGACAACTGCTGGATTGGATTGGTCATCATTGTGACATCGCGCATTGGGGCATGGATTGTGATCGGAGCGGCCCGTCGGAAATTGAAGGCTACGGCGAGTTTCCGCCCAAGGACGCCGTGTGGAACACCTGCACCAAATATCGGCTTACCGCCAAGTATCCGAACGACATCGAGATGATCATTGCTGGAGGACATCCGGATATTCGGTCCGGCACGAAATGGATCGGCACGGACGGCTGGGTCTGGGTGGATCGCGGGAATTCACTCGAGGCTTCAAACAAGCAATGGGAAGAATCACGGCGTTTGCCAGATGCTTTGCGAAAAGTGAAGCTCTACGAATCGCGTGATCACATTGGCAACTTCCTGGATTGCGTGAAATCCCGACAGCCGACCATTACGCCCGTGGAAACGGCGCACCATTCCGCCACGCCCGGCCACTTGGGCCTGATTGCGATGTTGGTGGGCAGAAAGATCCGCTGGGACGTGCGGAAAGAGCAAATCATCGGTGACGCTGAAGCCAGCAAGTTGTTAACCCGCCCGTATCGCGCGCCCTGGAACCTGGGCTGA
- a CDS encoding ribulokinase → MSEQYSIGLDYGTNSVRALIVNVANGQEVASAIWGYEHGTDGVILAHDPNLARQHPADYIKGAAITLRQVVQSAKKMVRGFQPEQIIGIGVDTTGSTPLPVDAQGRPLALQSRFAKNPAALAWLWKDHTSIAEAAEITELARKRRPQYLAKCGGIYSSEWFFSKILHCRRTAPKVFDAAASWVECADWVPAMLTGTEAPDRLTIGVCAAGHKAMFNADWGGYPDANFLAQLDPKLGRLRSRLPTRAGTIAQAAGQLTAAWAHRTGLPAGIPVAVGALDAHLGAVGSGIAPGALVKIIGTSTCDMMVVPTGQRLADVPGLCGIVNGSILPGYHGLEAGQSAVGDIFNWFVNYLQPGGKKMGSHEELTKAAARLLPGESGLLALDWNNGNRTVLVDQRLTGLLLGQTLYTTPAEIYRALIEATAFGALTIINRFEEYGVKVRQIINCGGIAEKNPVVMQIYADVTGRPMKVSRSAQTCALGSAIAGAVVAGAYVNCESAQRAMTGLKPRVFKPRAAARATYRELYALYKKLHDAFGTKGWNGNLHDVMKRLLATRNRIRK, encoded by the coding sequence ATGAGCGAACAATACTCCATCGGACTGGACTACGGCACGAACTCGGTTCGCGCTCTCATCGTCAATGTGGCCAACGGCCAGGAGGTCGCCTCCGCCATTTGGGGATACGAGCACGGCACGGACGGAGTCATCCTCGCGCACGATCCGAATCTCGCCCGCCAACACCCGGCAGATTACATCAAGGGCGCCGCCATCACGCTCCGACAGGTGGTGCAAAGCGCCAAGAAAATGGTGCGCGGTTTCCAGCCTGAACAGATCATCGGCATCGGCGTGGACACCACCGGCAGCACGCCGCTCCCGGTTGACGCGCAAGGGCGTCCGCTCGCGCTCCAGTCTCGCTTTGCCAAAAATCCAGCGGCCCTGGCGTGGCTGTGGAAAGACCATACCAGCATTGCCGAGGCTGCTGAAATTACGGAACTCGCCCGCAAGCGACGGCCCCAATATCTCGCCAAGTGCGGCGGTATTTATTCCAGCGAATGGTTCTTCAGTAAAATTCTGCATTGCCGCCGTACCGCGCCCAAGGTATTCGATGCCGCTGCCAGTTGGGTGGAATGTGCCGACTGGGTGCCCGCGATGCTGACCGGCACCGAAGCTCCGGACCGACTGACGATTGGGGTTTGTGCGGCTGGACACAAGGCGATGTTTAACGCGGATTGGGGTGGATATCCTGACGCAAACTTCCTGGCACAACTTGATCCCAAGCTGGGGCGGTTGCGTTCCCGACTGCCCACCCGTGCGGGTACGATTGCTCAAGCCGCCGGCCAGTTGACTGCGGCTTGGGCGCACCGTACCGGATTGCCGGCCGGCATTCCGGTTGCCGTCGGGGCGCTGGACGCGCATTTGGGCGCGGTCGGCTCGGGCATCGCTCCGGGGGCCTTGGTGAAAATCATCGGCACGAGCACCTGCGACATGATGGTAGTGCCAACCGGGCAACGGCTCGCCGACGTGCCTGGACTTTGCGGGATTGTCAACGGCAGCATTCTGCCCGGTTATCATGGCCTCGAAGCCGGTCAGTCCGCAGTGGGCGACATCTTCAACTGGTTCGTGAATTACCTTCAACCCGGCGGCAAAAAAATGGGTTCACATGAAGAACTCACCAAAGCCGCCGCCAGATTGCTCCCCGGTGAATCCGGTTTGCTGGCGCTCGATTGGAACAACGGCAATCGCACCGTGCTGGTGGATCAACGCCTGACCGGACTGCTGCTGGGGCAAACGCTTTACACGACGCCGGCGGAGATTTATCGCGCGCTCATTGAAGCGACGGCTTTCGGCGCGCTGACGATCATCAATCGCTTCGAGGAATACGGCGTAAAGGTGAGGCAAATCATCAACTGCGGCGGCATCGCGGAAAAGAACCCGGTGGTCATGCAAATCTACGCGGATGTGACCGGACGTCCGATGAAAGTCTCGCGCTCGGCGCAGACCTGTGCGCTGGGTTCGGCGATTGCCGGCGCGGTGGTGGCGGGTGCGTATGTGAATTGTGAATCCGCCCAACGCGCGATGACCGGCCTCAAACCGCGCGTCTTCAAACCACGCGCGGCGGCGCGCGCAACCTATCGCGAACTCTACGCCCTCTACAAAAAGTTGCACGATGCCTTCGGAACGAAGGGCTGGAATGGCAATCTCCACGACGTGATGAAACGGTTGTTGGCAACCCGGAACCGCATCCGGAAATGA
- the trmD gene encoding tRNA (guanosine(37)-N1)-methyltransferase TrmD has translation MIIDVLTLFPAMFAGPLDESIIKRARQAGLLELRLHQLRDWAKDRHKTVDDRPFGGGPGMLLKPEPIFAAVESLRRENTRVILMSPAGRKFDQTVAAQLAEQSHLLMVTGHYEGFDERIREALADDEISIGDYVLTNGALPAMVVVDAVTRLLPGVLGHAASATEESFSDGGLEYPQWTRPVEFHGMRVPEVLVSGNHAEIAKWRSAQAQKRTEQRRPDLVRQRERTTK, from the coding sequence ATGATCATAGACGTGCTCACCCTCTTCCCGGCAATGTTCGCCGGGCCGTTGGATGAAAGCATCATCAAACGCGCGCGGCAGGCGGGCTTGTTGGAATTGCGGTTGCACCAGTTGCGCGATTGGGCCAAAGACCGGCACAAGACGGTGGATGATCGTCCGTTTGGCGGAGGGCCGGGCATGTTGTTGAAACCGGAGCCGATTTTCGCAGCGGTGGAAAGTCTGCGACGCGAAAACACGCGTGTGATTTTGATGTCGCCAGCCGGACGCAAATTTGACCAAACGGTCGCCGCACAACTGGCGGAACAATCGCATTTGTTGATGGTGACGGGGCACTACGAAGGTTTTGACGAGCGGATTCGCGAAGCCTTGGCGGACGATGAAATCTCCATCGGGGATTACGTGCTGACGAATGGCGCACTACCCGCGATGGTTGTAGTGGACGCGGTGACGCGATTGCTACCGGGAGTGTTGGGACATGCGGCCAGCGCCACGGAAGAGTCGTTCAGCGACGGTGGATTGGAATATCCGCAATGGACGCGTCCGGTGGAATTTCACGGGATGAGAGTTCCCGAGGTGCTGGTTTCAGGCAACCACGCCGAAATCGCCAAATGGCGGTCGGCACAGGCGCAGAAACGTACGGAGCAACGACGACCAGATTTGGTTCGCCAGCGTGAGCGAACGACAAAATAG